One region of Thiomonas intermedia genomic DNA includes:
- a CDS encoding hydrogen peroxide-inducible genes activator: protein MTLTELRYIVAVARERHFGRAAEACFVSQPTLSVAIKKLEDELDVRLFERGGNEVSVTPIGESIVEQAQRVIEQAASIKEIAKRGKDPLAGPLRLGVIYTVAPYLLPELVRNVIARTPQMPLLLQENFTTRLLEMLRTGELDAAILAEPFPDQGLAVSPLYDEPFVVAVPRGHAMAQCKALSAEAIKDETMLLLGTGHCFRDHVLEVCPEFARFSPSSEGIRKSFEGSSLETIKHMVASGMGITVVPKLSVPRQDVPHAADPSTDHVCYVPFDEPPPTRRVVLVWRKSFTRHQAIVALRQAIMACDLRGVTMLTP from the coding sequence ATGACTCTGACAGAATTGCGCTATATCGTTGCCGTCGCTCGCGAGCGACATTTCGGCCGGGCCGCCGAGGCCTGTTTCGTGAGCCAGCCCACCTTGTCCGTCGCCATCAAGAAGCTCGAAGACGAGCTGGATGTGCGCCTGTTCGAGCGTGGCGGCAACGAAGTCAGCGTGACGCCCATTGGCGAATCCATCGTCGAGCAGGCCCAGCGCGTCATCGAGCAGGCCGCCTCGATCAAGGAAATCGCCAAGCGCGGCAAAGACCCCCTGGCCGGACCGCTGCGGCTGGGCGTGATCTACACCGTGGCCCCCTACCTGCTGCCCGAACTGGTGCGCAATGTCATCGCCCGCACCCCGCAGATGCCTTTGCTGCTGCAGGAAAATTTCACCACCCGGCTGCTGGAAATGTTGCGCACCGGCGAACTCGATGCGGCGATTCTGGCCGAGCCGTTTCCCGACCAGGGCCTCGCGGTCTCGCCGCTGTACGACGAGCCCTTTGTCGTAGCTGTGCCGCGCGGCCATGCCATGGCGCAGTGCAAGGCGCTGAGCGCCGAGGCCATCAAGGACGAAACCATGCTGTTGCTGGGCACGGGCCATTGTTTTCGCGACCATGTGCTCGAAGTTTGCCCGGAGTTTGCGCGTTTCTCCCCGAGTTCAGAAGGCATACGCAAGAGCTTCGAGGGCTCGTCGCTCGAAACCATCAAACATATGGTGGCCTCGGGCATGGGCATCACCGTGGTGCCCAAACTGTCAGTGCCGCGACAGGACGTGCCGCATGCGGCCGACCCCAGCACCGATCACGTCTGCTATGTGCCTTTCGACGAACCGCCGCCCACGCGCCGCGTGGTGCTCGTGTGGCGCAAGAGCTTTACCCGGCACCAGGCCATTGTCGCGCTGCGGCAGGCCATCATGGCCTGCGATCTGCGGGGCGTGACCATGCTCACGCCCTGA